From a region of the bacterium genome:
- a CDS encoding type II toxin-antitoxin system VapC family toxin, which translates to MEKVATQRICIDTDVIIDYLRDAPVYGDVLSWVLEEYECYVSPVTTYELYYGGFYSGKMEGVRDVLSSLTFLPWYDKSSEEAARIHVDLVKQGLDIGVKDIPVLKSKKSRPM; encoded by the coding sequence ATGGAAAAAGTGGCAACCCAAAGAATTTGTATAGATACAGATGTGATAATTGATTATTTAAGAGATGCTCCAGTCTATGGAGATGTGTTATCCTGGGTGCTTGAGGAATATGAATGCTATGTTTCTCCAGTTACTACTTACGAACTCTATTATGGGGGTTTCTACTCCGGAAAGATGGAAGGAGTTAGAGATGTGCTTTCTTCCTTAACATTTCTTCCTTGGTATGATAAATCTTCAGAAGAAGCGGCAAGGATTCATGTGGATTTAGTTAAACAAGGGCTGGATATTGGGGTAAAGGATATCCCAGTCCTGAAGAGTAAAAAATCTCGACCTATGTAA